In the genome of Dermatobacter hominis, the window GCTGGGAGCAGAGCCGCCTCTCGCACCAGCTGACGCGCATGGAGCGCCGCGGCCTGGTCGAGCGGCGCGCCTGCGAGGAGGACGGGCGGGGATCGATCGTCGCCCTGACCGACGAGGGGCGCGCCGCGATCGAGGAGGCCGCGCCGGGCCACGTCGTGGCGCTGCGGGCGCTCCTCGTCGACGTGATCGGCCGCGACGGCATGCTGCAGCTCGGGGCGATCGCCCGGCGGGTCCTCGACGCGCTCCCCGACGACGACCTCAGGCCCAGGGGCGGTCGTCGGGCCGGCGACCGGTCGGGCTGAGCCCGGAGCCGGCTCGGGCACGGAGCTCCGCCGGCGATCAGGGCCCGGACGCGGAGGAACCCCTGCACTCGGCAGGGGTTCCGGCGGTGGGCGTAACAGGACTTGAACCTGTGACCTCTTCCGTGTCGGGGAAGCGCTCTAGCCGTCTGAGCTATACGCCCGCGAGGCGGACACGGTAGCAGAACCGCGACAGCGGTCCTGCGTGCCCACGGTCAGGTGCCGGCGGGGCCGGAGCGGGCCTCGGGGTCGGGGGCCAGGACCCCGACGGCGACGACGACGAGCATGCCGACGACGAACAGCATCCAGAGCCCGGGACCCGGCCCGGTGCGGACGTTGCGCAGGCCGAGGCCCCACTCCAGCACCGAGAACACCATCAGGCCGACGCCGGTGAGGCCGGCGAGGATGCGCCCGGCCCGGCCGCGCTCGGCGGCCACGAGGACGCCGGCCACGGCGAGCAGCACGCCGCCGAGCACCGCGACCCAACCGCGGCCGAGGCCGCCGTCGAACTCGCGCCAGCCGGTCTCGGTCCCGCCCGTCAGGCCGCCGACGTCGCGCCAGGCCAGCAGGCTCGTGGCGCCTGCGGCGAGCGCGGCGACCAGGAGGATGGCGGTCAGCAGGAGGTCACGGCGCTGCGACGGCGCCTCCTCGGTGGCGGGGCGGGGCTGCACCCCGCCGAGGGGCGCTCCGGCCTGCCACGCCGCACCCGATCGGCCGTCGGCGGGACGACCTGGGGTCGCGGAGGGCGGCGCCCACGTCGCCGCCGGCCCGCGCGGGGCGTCGGTCGGCGCGACCGGGTGCAGGGAGGGATCGCTCACCGCACCAGCTTGCCAGGAGGTGGGCCCGGTTCCCGCCCGCCCCGGCCGCCGGCCGGGGCGCTGCTCAGGGACCCGGCCGCTGCGACTCGCGGCGCTCAGGGACGACGCCAGAGCACGAACGGCAGCACCAGCCCGGCACCGGCCGAGCGGAGGCCCTCGGCCACGACGGTCATCGTCCACCCGGACCGGAGCGAGTCGTCGACGACCAGCCCGGGGCCGGGCGGCACCTCGGAGGCGAACTCGAAGGCGCCGAGCACGTTCGCGGCCTGGTTGACCGAGTTCTCCATGCGCTCCTGCGGCGGCGCGTCGGCCCGCGACCGGCGCACGGCCTCGACGAGCTCGAGCTTGCCGACCTCGGACAGCCGGCGGGCGAGGCCGCCGACGAGCAGCGGCCGCGTGCGGCTCGGGACCCAGGTCACCCACGTCGGTCGGCGCCCCCAGTCCCACGCCTTCAGGGCCGCGGCGACGCCGCGGAGCAGGGCGTCGTCGGGCTCGGCGTCGGGGGCCTGGAACAGCGGACCGAGGACCTCGGCCCAGCCGGGGTCGGTGCCGAACGCCAGCGCCCTGCCCTCCTCGGGCCGCAGCTCGGCGGCGATGCGACCCTTGCGATCGTCGAGGCCCCGGGGCCACTGCTTGCGGGGCTCGATCCGCACCACCGCGCTGCGGAGGTGCTGCTGCGCGGAGGCCTGCAGGTCGGCGTCGACCGTGGCGTCGACCCGCACCCCGGTGCAGTTGTCGCACCGGCCGCAGTCGGCGGCGCCGGGGTCGTCGAGCGCCTCCCGGAGGAAGCGCAGGCGGCAGCCCGAGCCCGACGCGTACGCCCGCATGGCCCGCTGCTCGGCGCGGCGGGCCTCGGCGAGCCGGTGGTGGCGCTCCTGGTCGTACTCCCACGGCTGGTCCGTCCGGAACCACTGGGTGCCGTCGCGGTCGACCGCGCCCTCGACGTCGAGGACCTTGAGCAGGACCTCGAGCCGACCGCGTCGCAGGTTCACCGCCCCCTCGAGGTCGGCGACGGTGCAGGGCCCCGAGCGCTCGAGGACGCCGAGCACCTCGTCGACGGTGTGCTTGGGCGGCATGGCCGTGGCGTCGAAGTACGCCCAGACGTCGCCGTCGGTCGGTGTGGGGACCAGCACGACCTCGGCCGACGCCGTGCCCCGGCCCGCCCGGCCGACCTGCTGGTAGTAGGAGACGGGCGACGAGGGCGAGCCGACGTGGACGACGTAGCCCAGGTGGGCGTTGTCGTAGCCCATTCCGAGCGCCGAGGTGGCGACGACGCAGGCGAGTCGCCCGTGGTCCAGGTCGTCCTCGATCGCCGCCCGGGCCTCGGGGTCGGTGGCCCCGGTGTACGCCGCCACCGAGATCCCGGCCGACGCCAGGTACGAGGCGGTCCGCTCCACCTCGGACACCGTCAGGCAGTAGACGATGCCGGGACCGCGGCGGGCCCGCACCCACCCGGCCAGCCAGGCGAGCCGCTCCCCCGCCGTCGCGAACGACGCGACGCCGAGCTGCAGCGACGGGCGGTCGAGCGAGCCCCGGAAGGTGTGGGCCTCGGCACCGATCTGCTCGGCGACGTCGTGGGTGACCCGGTCGTTGGCGGTGGCGGTGGCCGCGAGGACCGGCACACCGGGCGGGAGCGATGCCAGCACGTCGGCGATCCGGCGGTAGTCGGGCCGGAAGTCGTGGCCCCAGTCGGAGATGCAGTGCGCCTCGTCGACGACGAGCAGGCCGATCCGGGCGGTCAGCGGGCCGAGCACCTCGCGCCGGAACCGCGGGTTGTTGAGCCGTTCGGGCGAGATCAGCAGCACGTCGACCTCGTCGGCGTCGATCCGGGCCTCGATCTCGGACCAGTCGTCGAGGTTGGCCGAGTTGATGGTCTCGGCCCGGATGCCGGCGCGCTCGGCGGCGCCGACCTGGTTGCGCATGAGGGCGAGCAGCGGCGAGACGACCAGCGTGGGGCCGGCGCCCTCCTCCCGGAGCAGTCGGGTGGCGATCCAGTACACGGCTGACTTGCCCCAACCCGTGGCCTGCACGAGCAGCACCCGCGACCGGTCGAGGGCGAGCGCGGCGATGGCCTGGGCCTGGTCGGGCCGCAGCTCGGCGTCGGGACCGGCGAGCTCGGCCAGCGTGGCGGCGGCGAGCGGCGGCAGCGCACGCGGCGCGGGCTGCTCCACGGGCGGCGGGTGGGTGGCGGCGTCGGTCACGGCGCCCATGCTCGCAGACGGCACCGACACCGTCCGGAGGGCTGTGCACGAGGGGGGTGCTGCGGCCACCCGGCGGGGGGCGCAGGGCCCCACCGCCGGGCGGCGCTCGGAGGCGACGAGGGGAATCGAACCCCTGTACAAGGCTTTGCAGGCCTCTGCCTCACCACTCGGCCACGTCGCCAGCGGCCCACCACCCTAGTGCGAGCGCCGTCGGGCTCCGCACCTGGGGGGCGCCCGACCGGCCGCACGACCGAGCGGAGGCGGGCGGGCACGCGCGCCGGCCCGGAACGCGACGGGACCCCTGCGACTGCAGGGGTCCCGATCTGGAGCGGACGACCGGCCTCGAACCGGCGACCTCAACCTTGGCAAGGTTGCGCTCTACCAACTGAGCTACGTCCGCGAGGACGGCAGATGGTAGCAGAGCCGTCGCGCGCCACAAGTTGGGCGATCGGTCAGTCCCCGCGGATGCGCTCGGCCAGCTCGACGGCCAGGGCGACCTCCGTGATGGCATCGACCGTCGAGAGCTGGGTCCCGACCGAGAACGTCAGCGAGGCGATGTCACGGTCGTGGCGCCCGCGGACGACCAGGTCGGGCGTCAGGTCGAAGATGTCGACGATCGGCTGCCAGCGCCGCCCGTTGACGACGAGGACCCGGGTGTTCGTCAGCACGACCACGGCCGGGTGGCCCAGCATCTGGCCCGTCACGGCCGCGAGCACGACCTCGTCGCGCCGCAGCAGGGCGCCGCACACCGAGATCGGGACGGCCGCGGCCTCGGCGGCCTCGGGCCGGAGTCGCCCGACCGCGGCGGCGAGGCCGTGGGCGTCGGGCACCGGCGGGGCGGTCGACGGTGGGGTCGAGGGTGCGCTCGCCGGCGGCACCGGGGCGCTCGGGGGCGAGGGCCAGGCCGACGCCTCGGTGGGCGGTGCCGGCGGAGCGGGCGCAGGCGGCGGGCCGAACGGGGCCGACGGAGAACCGGACGACGGGCCCGGCGCGCCGGGCAGCGGACCGGTGCGCGCGGCGTCGGCCACGACGCCGTTCGTGCGGCTCGAGAACAGCGGCCCGCCGCTGCCGTTGGCCAACGGGATCCGGGGGTCGTCCGACGGGGCCAGCGGCTCGTCGATCACATCTGCGTGGCGTGGCGCGGGCTCGGCCGTGAAGGCACCGGACCCGTTGGGCCACGCCGGCTCGTCCCACACGTCGTCGAAGGGCGGCGGGACCGGCTCGTCGGCGGGCTCGTCGAGCAGCTCGGACTCGCCGACGGCGTCGTCGACGATCGGCGTCGCCTGCGCGGCGTTCGCGTCGGTGGTCCACATGTTGTCGCGGGCGAACGGGACCTCGGGCGGGACGACCTCGGCGTTGTCGGCGGCGACGGTCGTGAACAGGTCGTCGGTGTCGGCGTCGCGGAGGTGCGAGCCGCAGTTCGCGCACCGCACGGCCTCCACCGGGTTGAGGGCACGGCAGTAGGGGCAGGGCCATCCCCACGCCTCGTCCTGGCCGATGTCGGACACCTGCGTCACCCGCTCCTCCGGGACCCCACTCGGGCGCTCCGGGCGCCACGGGTGGCGGCGCGCGGGGCGCGGGGACGACAGGCGCCGCCCCGTCCCCACAGCGTACGGGATCAGCCTGCTGACGCCTCAGTCGCTGCGACCGCGTCCCTGAGGAGTTCCCGGCCCCGGTCGTCGAGGTCGAGCTCGGCCGCGGCGGCGATCCCGCGGGGGCTCATCTTGCGCATGGTCTTGACGAGCACCTCGACCGTCTCGGGCTCGCCAAGCTGGTCCGCCACGCCGAGGAGCTGCGTCTGCAGGAACACCAGGCACAGCGCGTCCTCGTGCACCTGGACCGCCGGGTCGGCCGCGCCCTTCGACGCCACCAGGCCGTCCTTCCGGACGATCGAGGCGACCCGCTCGACCGCAGCGTCGTCGTAGCCCTCGGCCCGGAGCAGCGCCCCGAGCTCGTCGGCGTGGCGCTGCTTCGCGGCCGCACGCCAGCGCAGGTAGCCGGCCCGACCCTCGGGATAGGCGTCCCGCGGCGACGTCCACCGGCGCAGGTGGTGGCCCCGGGCCGCGAGGTGCTGCAGCTCGTCGGCGTCGGGGTCGAGCACCTCGAGCCAGCCCGTCATCATCCGGGCGTGGACGAGCTCCTTCGGCCCCGACGTCGCACCGACGACGAGGGTGTTCGGGTCGTCGGCGTTGGCGGCGTCGATCGCGGCGATCGCCGCGTCGAACCGGGCCCGGTCGTCGGGCTTCCTCACCGCAGGGTCCCGGTCGGCGGGGCGATCCTCACGAGCCCGAGCCGCCCCGCAGGTCGACCCGGAGCACCAGGACGCCGTCC includes:
- a CDS encoding MarR family winged helix-turn-helix transcriptional regulator: MAGARDDVPWLDAEEQAAWRAYMEMRDEVTLRLERDLQARSGLSGADYQVLVHLSESPGDAVRPVEVCTALRWEQSRLSHQLTRMERRGLVERRACEEDGRGSIVALTDEGRAAIEEAAPGHVVALRALLVDVIGRDGMLQLGAIARRVLDALPDDDLRPRGGRRAGDRSG
- a CDS encoding RecQ family ATP-dependent DNA helicase; the encoded protein is MGAVTDAATHPPPVEQPAPRALPPLAAATLAELAGPDAELRPDQAQAIAALALDRSRVLLVQATGWGKSAVYWIATRLLREEGAGPTLVVSPLLALMRNQVGAAERAGIRAETINSANLDDWSEIEARIDADEVDVLLISPERLNNPRFRREVLGPLTARIGLLVVDEAHCISDWGHDFRPDYRRIADVLASLPPGVPVLAATATANDRVTHDVAEQIGAEAHTFRGSLDRPSLQLGVASFATAGERLAWLAGWVRARRGPGIVYCLTVSEVERTASYLASAGISVAAYTGATDPEARAAIEDDLDHGRLACVVATSALGMGYDNAHLGYVVHVGSPSSPVSYYQQVGRAGRGTASAEVVLVPTPTDGDVWAYFDATAMPPKHTVDEVLGVLERSGPCTVADLEGAVNLRRGRLEVLLKVLDVEGAVDRDGTQWFRTDQPWEYDQERHHRLAEARRAEQRAMRAYASGSGCRLRFLREALDDPGAADCGRCDNCTGVRVDATVDADLQASAQQHLRSAVVRIEPRKQWPRGLDDRKGRIAAELRPEEGRALAFGTDPGWAEVLGPLFQAPDAEPDDALLRGVAAALKAWDWGRRPTWVTWVPSRTRPLLVGGLARRLSEVGKLELVEAVRRSRADAPPQERMENSVNQAANVLGAFEFASEVPPGPGLVVDDSLRSGWTMTVVAEGLRSAGAGLVLPFVLWRRP
- a CDS encoding DUF4202 domain-containing protein; the protein is MRKPDDRARFDAAIAAIDAANADDPNTLVVGATSGPKELVHARMMTGWLEVLDPDADELQHLAARGHHLRRWTSPRDAYPEGRAGYLRWRAAAKQRHADELGALLRAEGYDDAAVERVASIVRKDGLVASKGAADPAVQVHEDALCLVFLQTQLLGVADQLGEPETVEVLVKTMRKMSPRGIAAAAELDLDDRGRELLRDAVAATEASAG